ATCGCGGAAACGGAGAAATACGCCCATGTGACTTATTTTTTCAACGGAGGTGTCGAGGAGCCTTTTCCCGGTGAGGACCGCAAGCTGATACCGTCCCCCAAAGTTGCCACGTATGACTTGAAACCGGAGATGTCATCGGTTGAAGTCTCGGATGAGACGGTTCGGGCTATCAGGTCGAAGAAATATGATGTAATCGTTCTGAATTTCGCCAATTGCGATATGGTCGGTCATAGCGGGATACTGGAAGCGGCAATTAAGGCGGTCGAAGCGGTCGATACCGGAGTCGGCAAAGTGATGGCGGCGGTGGAGGAAGTCAAAGGGCAGGCGATAATTACTGCCGACCATGGCAATGCCGAGCAGATGTTTGACCCGGAGACCAACGGACCCCACACGGCACATACCACTAATCCCGTTCCCTTTATATTCTATGACAGCGTTTCCCGCTGGAATAAGGTGAGGCTTCGGACAGGAGGAATCCTTGCCGATGTCGCTCCTACTATCCTGCAATATTTGCATATTAACCAGCCGGTCGAGATGACCGGGAAATCGCTACTGATACCGGGTGAAGTCCCTGCTGGCAAGCATTAAAGCCTTCTTCTGGCCCCCCGACGCCGCTCTGCGGCTCCGCAGGGCTGAACTGACCTTCTGGGCGTTTGTCCTCGCCCTGGCATATCTTCCGCTACCTTTCGGATTCCTGGCATGGCTGGCGCTTTTCAGGCCGCTGGCAATAATTGTCAATCTCAAAGGGAAAGAGGTTTTTAAGGCGGCATACTTCTATTCGTTTATGTCGAATATCTTTATTCTTTACTGGGTGGCGATAGTAACCCCGCCTGGTATGATTGCCGCGGTTTTTATCCTTTCCCTCTACCCGGCGGCCGTGCTTTCTCTTTTCGTTCGTCTTTACCACTGGAAAAAATATATCGGTCTGACCGCGCTTCCCTTCCTCTGGGTCGGGATGGAATACTTTCGGAGCCTCAGCGAATTTGCCTTTCCCTGGACTGACCTGGCGTACAGCCAGGGGTATTATCTGACCTTCATACAGATTGTCTCCGTGATTGGCTCCTATGGTCTCTCTTTCATAATTGTCATCCTGAATATTCTGGTCTGGCAGTTTTTGGAGAGGGGCGCTCGTCTTGAAAGAAGAGTGAGTTCCGCCCTTGCTTTTGCCGGAATAATAGTCAGTGTATATCTCTATGGATGGGTGGTCTTTCCGCCCTATCCCGATCCGGGGAAAATAAAGGTCTCGCTTTTGCAGGGGAATGTTGACCTCGATATCAAATGGACGCCGGAAACCAGGGATTGGAATTTTGCGCTGTATGATACTCTGATTGAGGAAGCGGCGGAAGATTCGGCTCATCTGATAGTTTGGCCCGAAACGGCTGCCCCCTGCTATCCCCGCCATGAGCCGCGGTACAAGAGGATGCTGAGCGAGTCGGCGCGCAAGAGCGGCGCCTACAATATTGTGGGGACGCTTGATATTGAAACCAGGGGCGACAAAGGGAAAACCTATAATTCCGCCTTCCAGTTTGCGCCTGATGGTACAATGTCGGCGGCATATCACAAAGTCAATCTGGTGCCGTTTTCGGAACATGTCCCGTACCAGGACTATTTTCCTTTTCTGACAAGGGAATTTCTGGAAAATTATCTTACTTTTATCCGGACGCAGGAGGTGGAGTGGTGGTCCGACTTCTACCCGGGCGATTCCATTGTTATCTTTGAGACCGACCAGACTGCCTATGCTGTTCTTATCTGTTTTGAATCGGCATTCCCGGAATATATCCGTCAATGTCTTCTCAAAGGGGGAGAGTTCCTTGTCAATATCACCAACGATACCTGGTTTGGCCGCTCCCCGGGACCGTTTCAGCATATGCGTATTGCCGTTTTTCGGGCGGTCGAAAACCGGGTCTGGATAGCCCGCTGCGCCAACAGCGGTATTTCGGCTCTGATTGACCCCTACGGCAGAGAAACCGTTCGAGCCGGATTATACGAAAGAAAGGTCATAACCGGGGGGCTCAAACCGCTTGATGAATATACTTTATTCACCCTCCATGGACCGGTTATCGGACGTCTCTCCTTATATGTCACTCTCTTCCTGATTCTCACGGTGGCTTTTTTCCGGATTGTCGGTCAACTTAAGAACAAATCGCCCCGGTGACGTGGTTCTAAGAATAAAGATTTGATGTCACCTGCGCCTGCCATTTAACCTCACGCCATGCGACCATATATATCGAGCGGTTGTTAAAACAGAAGAATTTCGCTATATTTTGTGATATGCCAAAAGCCTTTATGCTGATTTACGCCGCGGTTTTTGTAGTCATCGCGGGGGTCGCTCCGGTACGGGCGGAAACAAGCGCGGAATTCCACGGTTGGATGTCGTACACTTCGACCAAGGAAGTTCGGCACCTTGACTTTTTTGACGACTCTCTTCAGGTAGTTACATACGGCGGGTGGCTGAAGATTGACCCGCTCAGCGGTGGAATGCGAAAGCTCACCAATGCTTCCGGCATCGGCACCAATGACCTGCATTATGTTATGAAGGATATTGCCGGAAATGTCTGGCTGGCCGGCTACGGGCGGCTCATTAAGCAGAGTGACGGCAATTTTACCCCTTATCTGTTTTTCGACCGCGACAACAATCTGATAACTATCTATACGATTGAAGATGACGGCGACCAGTTATGGCTGGGGACATCGCGCGGACTTTATCTCTTTTCGAAACAGGTCAATGGCGGGCAGATTGAAGATTTCTATTTTCGCTTTGGAGGGATTAATCCGGAGCCGTCAGTTTATGACATTATGATTGATGGCGACAGTATCTGGCTTGCCACCTCCGGCGGTATGGCGGTGGCGAATAAATCGAATCCTGACCTGCTCAAATCGTACATCAACTGGCAGAGTTTCAATACCAACAATTTTCCGGTGCTGGCGGTCGATACCGTTCGCGCCCTGGCTCTATATCGCGACACGGTACATCTCGGCACCACCCGCAGCGCCTTCAAATTGTCCCTGTCTGCCATCGATACCACTTTCACCCGTCTATCGACCCGACTTCCTATCTCCGTGCGGAAAATGACCCTGGAGGGGGATTCGCTATTCATTTACTCATCAGGGGGGTTCTTTATTAAGCATGGCGCCGCTATCTACTGGAACAATACTCCGTCTCTTCCCAATTATAATTTTGCCGCGGGACGGCTGGTCGGCTCGCAGCACTGGCTCGGGATGGCGCGGGATGGTTTATATCTGGGTGATCTGACCACGTATGAAAAGTTCAACGATGAAGGATTGCCGGGCAATAACGTGTCCGCTCTCTCTACCAGCGCCGCCGGAAATGTGGTGGGATGTTTTGACCGCAACGGCGCCGCGGTCTTTGACGGCCAGGGGTGGAGCGGTATCAATCTCAGTCTCCGGGAATGGGCGACCTCGACGGTCCAGGACCTGCTTGAAAATATCTGGCTGGCGGCCTGGGGAGACGGGCTCTTTCAGGTTACCCCGGACAGCATTATAAGATATAATGAAGCCAATTCCACCCTGCGCGGTGTTATCGAAGCCCACGATTATGTAGTAGTGAGGGACTTGGCTGTAAGTTCATCCTACCTGTACGCCTGCCAGTTTATCTCCCGCGAGAATAACAATGTATCCATAATGAACCTCTATAACCGCTCACAGTGGATATCTTTCGGGATGTCGGATGGGGTGATGATGGAGGGGGCTTTGTCGATAGACTTCACTGACCGATATTTCGCGGTCGGCACCGAAAACAACGGCGTCTTCTATTATCACTATGGGACAAATCCTTTTGACAAGAATGATGATTCGGCGGTAAATTTTCGCGAAGACAACAGCCGTCTCGGCTCCAATAATGTCAATGTCGTCCGCTTCGACCGCAACGGCATTCTCTGGGTCGGCACCAAGTATGGTCTGTCTCGTTACGACCCCGGCATAGAGCGGTTTATCAATGTGCTTCTCCCTGCCGACTTTGGACCGGAAGTGACCGCCCTGGCATTTGACCGTCGCGGCAATATCTGGATGGGTTCGCGGCGGGGGCTGGCGAAATATAATTCAGTCAGCGGCACCATTGATGTCTATACCACACTGAATTCCGGCCTGGCGGATAATATCATCAATGCCCTGATGATTAACCCGGTGACTAATGATGTCTGGGTGGGCACTCCTGCCGGAGTCTCCCGGCTGAGTTCGCCCATCGGCGCGCCAACGTCTGATATAACGCAGGTAATCGCTTTTCCCAATCCATTCCGGGTAAGCGGGAACGGGGAGTTTCTCTCTTTCAATTATAATGGTGAGGCGACTGTCAGGATTTTTACGGCATCAGGGGAGAAAGTCCGAGAATTTAATATTAATATTCCCTGGGACGGAAAAAATCAGCAGGGTCAGCCGCTGGCAACCGGGGTGTATCTTTTTCTTTTGACCGCCGAGGATGGCTCGGTGGGGCGCGGCAAAATTCTATTGATACGGGAATAATGCCCTTCACCACTTTTTCAATCGCCGAAATTCCGCGCGCGAAGTGGGCAGAGCTCAGCGCCGGCTCTCTTTTTTCGTCGCCGGAATTCACATCACTCTGGACGACGGTCGGAGGCGCTCCCATTTTTTTTGCCGACGAGGATAATGGAGGATTAAGAGCCGGTATGGCAGCGATCTCTTTCGGCAGCGGTTTTGGCAAGCGGCTCCGCTCCATGCCGGAGGGGCTTTACGGAGGACCTTTTTACAATAGTACCGTGAGCGAGAGTGATAGAAATAGATTTGTATCGTCTTTGGTTCATTATCTGCGGCCCCGGCGGTACATGAGAGCCGATATTTTCAATCCGGCAGAGGTAATTATTAACCGGGCATTCCGCCGACGGGAACATTCCACCCAGATTCTCGACCTTATGGCTCCCTTATCTGCCGATTCCAAACGGGAGACGGAAATTCGCCACGGAATGAAGCAAGGGGGGGAAGTCGCCGCTTTTGAATATGACCGATACTCCGAGCAATTCTTTCGTCTGGCAAGAGCCAATCTGCAGCGGTCAGGCAGGAAACTGAAACTTACTCCGCAGTTTTTCGAGAGACTATATTCTCTCTCTCAGCAAGATGAGCGCATTCTGTGGCTGATGGTGAGCAAGAAGGAAAGGCTGGCGGCGTCACATATTTACCTGGTCGAAAGAAATCAGATGCTCTACTGGCAGAGTTGTTTTGACCGGGAGTTCTCCGACTTAAAACCCAACTATCTGATGCTTGACTACGCTATTCGTTGGGCGCGCGCCCGGGGACTTAAATATTTCAATTTTGGCGCTTCTCCGTCCGGAGCCGAGACATTGATACAGTTCAAGAGCAGTTGGGGCGGAGTACAAACCCCTTATTTTTTCTATACCTATAAGAATCTTCTGGGGAAGCTTTACTATCGCGGGAAGAGGGCATGAAACTCCTGATGCTCGCCGATGGCCGCTCGGTGCACTCGGCCCGTTATCTGGCCGAGATGAAACGAAACGGCGTTGAGATAACAATGGCGTCGCTGGAGCCGGGGGAGCCGGTGGACAAGAATCTCAAGCGGATAAGCGGGATTAATTTTCTTGATTACCTTCTTTGCGCCGGTGAGATTAGCCGTCTGGCGAAAGTCTTGAAGCCCGATATAATCAATCCCCACTTCGCTTCAGGTTACGGATTCTCTACCGCCTTTGCCGGTTTGCATAGCAGGTTTCCGGTCATCCTTCATTGCCTCGGCTCTGATATCCTGATATCTCCAACCAAATCCGCACTTCACCGCGCCCGTGTCCGATATGCGTTGAAGCAGTCCGACCATATTATTGTCGATTCCGCCTACCTTGGTGAACAGGTTAGAGGGCTGGGTTACAGAGAGGATATTGCGATCATCCCCTGGGGGCTGGAGGATGAATATTTTTTGCTCTTTGAGAAAAAGATTGCAGATAAACCGTTTGACAGCACACCTCTGAAAATAATTGTCCCGCGACCGCACAACAAAATATACAATAACCGCTTCATCATTGAGTCATTAGCCGGTATCTTGAAAAAGGGTAACCTTATTATAACCTTTCCCGATTGGGGTGATGAGGTGTCGATATTTCGAGAAGCGGTCGAACGGCTTGGAATCGGAGAGGCGGTACGGTTCTACGGCCGGTTATCCCGAAAGGAATTTATCCCGTATTATGCATCGTTTGATATCTATCTTTCGGCATCATTATCTGATTCTTCTCCGGCTTCACTTCTGGAGGCGATGGGTATCGGGCTCTTTCCGATAGTAGCGGACATTCCGGGTGTGCGGGAATGGGTTGGAAAGACCAACGGCGTCCTCTTTGACCCCCGTGACCCCGCGAGTCTGCAGGGTGCGGTTGAAAAACTGCTCAACGATAGCTATCCTGTGGAGAAGATTCTGGAGAGCAATCATAGGATGGCGGCGTCAAAGGCGCGCTTCAGCGACAATATCGCCGCCACCATCAAGGTGATGGAAAGGATAATAGCCCGTCGTGCCGGATAAGAAAATTCTGCTGATTTCGTACTATTTCCCGCCGCTCGGGATGGGGGGAGTCTCAAGAGCGACGGTGCTTCATCGCTATCTTCCCCAATACGGCTATCAGGTCTTTACGCTAACGGTTAAGCCGATTCTCTATCCGGAATATGACCACTCCCGACTGGCATCGCTGAACCAGGACAATATTATTCGTGCCGGTTCGCTGGATCCGGCGCGGCTGTTATTTCTGATGGGAAAGAGGAAAACCACCGGCAGATTGATAGATAAAGCCAGGAGTTCTTTTCTCTTTCAGACGCCCGATTCCAAGCGATTCTGGAACATCTTCGCCTATCGCCGGGCAGTCTCCCTCATCAGAGATAAGCAGATTGCCGCGGTTATCAGTACTTCACCTCCCCCCTCAGCCCATATAATCGGACAAAGACTTAAAAAAGAACTGGGAGTTTTCTGGATGGCCGATTTCCGCGACCTCTGGCTCTCTCTGCCGATTGAGGAGCATTATCGTTCTACCCGCGCCAGAACCTATTCCCAAAAACTGAAGGAAGCGATTGTCACCGATGCCGATGCGGTGGTCGCCGTAAATAATGATATCCGGAGATACCTCGGAAGGGGAGAGGTGATAATGAACGGCGCCGAAGCGGAGATTCGAGAACTGTGGCAGGAATCATCACCATCTGAAAGCGATTGTTTCACCATAGGAATACTTGGCACTATTAATCATCTCTGCCCGGTCGAACGACTTTTCGCCGCGGTGGCAGAACTGGATAAGAAAAAGCCTGAACTGGGGAAAAAAGTGCGCCTGCTTCATGTCGGCCACTCGGAAACAAAGTCTATGCAGTCTCTTGTGGATAAATTCAATATTGGTGACAGATTCAAGGGTACAGGGTATCTTCCTCATAATGAGGCAATAACAGCGCTTGGTGTCGCCGATATGCTTTTTTTCTCTGTGGGGAAATTCTCGGAATATAATATTCTGCCGGGGCGGATATTCGATTACCTTCTATCCGGCAAACCGATTCTGTCAGACGTCCCCGCCGGCTCCGATGCGGAGAAGTTGCTTAAGGAATATCCGGGCATCTCGATTGTCACCCATGGAGAGATTGGCGCTATTGCCGAAGCGCTGGAAGACCTTGCTACGAAGCGGCATCCGGCTCTGCCCCTTCCCGAGACATATTATTCAAGGTTCACTACCAAAGCCCTGGCTGCCAAGTTCGCCGAACTGCTGGACAGTAATTTGAAATGAATCATTCGGAATCGATATCAATTATTGTCATCAGTTTCAACGGCGCCGCTTTTAT
The DNA window shown above is from Candidatus Zixiibacteriota bacterium and carries:
- the lnt gene encoding apolipoprotein N-acyltransferase, with amino-acid sequence MKSLLASIKAFFWPPDAALRLRRAELTFWAFVLALAYLPLPFGFLAWLALFRPLAIIVNLKGKEVFKAAYFYSFMSNIFILYWVAIVTPPGMIAAVFILSLYPAAVLSLFVRLYHWKKYIGLTALPFLWVGMEYFRSLSEFAFPWTDLAYSQGYYLTFIQIVSVIGSYGLSFIIVILNILVWQFLERGARLERRVSSALAFAGIIVSVYLYGWVVFPPYPDPGKIKVSLLQGNVDLDIKWTPETRDWNFALYDTLIEEAAEDSAHLIVWPETAAPCYPRHEPRYKRMLSESARKSGAYNIVGTLDIETRGDKGKTYNSAFQFAPDGTMSAAYHKVNLVPFSEHVPYQDYFPFLTREFLENYLTFIRTQEVEWWSDFYPGDSIVIFETDQTAYAVLICFESAFPEYIRQCLLKGGEFLVNITNDTWFGRSPGPFQHMRIAVFRAVENRVWIARCANSGISALIDPYGRETVRAGLYERKVITGGLKPLDEYTLFTLHGPVIGRLSLYVTLFLILTVAFFRIVGQLKNKSPR
- a CDS encoding glycosyltransferase, whose product is MKLLMLADGRSVHSARYLAEMKRNGVEITMASLEPGEPVDKNLKRISGINFLDYLLCAGEISRLAKVLKPDIINPHFASGYGFSTAFAGLHSRFPVILHCLGSDILISPTKSALHRARVRYALKQSDHIIVDSAYLGEQVRGLGYREDIAIIPWGLEDEYFLLFEKKIADKPFDSTPLKIIVPRPHNKIYNNRFIIESLAGILKKGNLIITFPDWGDEVSIFREAVERLGIGEAVRFYGRLSRKEFIPYYASFDIYLSASLSDSSPASLLEAMGIGLFPIVADIPGVREWVGKTNGVLFDPRDPASLQGAVEKLLNDSYPVEKILESNHRMAASKARFSDNIAATIKVMERIIARRAG
- a CDS encoding GNAT family N-acetyltransferase, coding for MPFTTFSIAEIPRAKWAELSAGSLFSSPEFTSLWTTVGGAPIFFADEDNGGLRAGMAAISFGSGFGKRLRSMPEGLYGGPFYNSTVSESDRNRFVSSLVHYLRPRRYMRADIFNPAEVIINRAFRRREHSTQILDLMAPLSADSKRETEIRHGMKQGGEVAAFEYDRYSEQFFRLARANLQRSGRKLKLTPQFFERLYSLSQQDERILWLMVSKKERLAASHIYLVERNQMLYWQSCFDREFSDLKPNYLMLDYAIRWARARGLKYFNFGASPSGAETLIQFKSSWGGVQTPYFFYTYKNLLGKLYYRGKRA
- a CDS encoding two-component regulator propeller domain-containing protein, whose product is MPKAFMLIYAAVFVVIAGVAPVRAETSAEFHGWMSYTSTKEVRHLDFFDDSLQVVTYGGWLKIDPLSGGMRKLTNASGIGTNDLHYVMKDIAGNVWLAGYGRLIKQSDGNFTPYLFFDRDNNLITIYTIEDDGDQLWLGTSRGLYLFSKQVNGGQIEDFYFRFGGINPEPSVYDIMIDGDSIWLATSGGMAVANKSNPDLLKSYINWQSFNTNNFPVLAVDTVRALALYRDTVHLGTTRSAFKLSLSAIDTTFTRLSTRLPISVRKMTLEGDSLFIYSSGGFFIKHGAAIYWNNTPSLPNYNFAAGRLVGSQHWLGMARDGLYLGDLTTYEKFNDEGLPGNNVSALSTSAAGNVVGCFDRNGAAVFDGQGWSGINLSLREWATSTVQDLLENIWLAAWGDGLFQVTPDSIIRYNEANSTLRGVIEAHDYVVVRDLAVSSSYLYACQFISRENNNVSIMNLYNRSQWISFGMSDGVMMEGALSIDFTDRYFAVGTENNGVFYYHYGTNPFDKNDDSAVNFREDNSRLGSNNVNVVRFDRNGILWVGTKYGLSRYDPGIERFINVLLPADFGPEVTALAFDRRGNIWMGSRRGLAKYNSVSGTIDVYTTLNSGLADNIINALMINPVTNDVWVGTPAGVSRLSSPIGAPTSDITQVIAFPNPFRVSGNGEFLSFNYNGEATVRIFTASGEKVREFNINIPWDGKNQQGQPLATGVYLFLLTAEDGSVGRGKILLIRE